CGCTCCCTGCGCGAGGAGGAGACCAGGATGGCCACGCTCGCCGACTCTCTGCGCCAGGGGAAGGAGATGGCGGCGATCTCCGCCGCGGTGAACGTGTACATCAACAGCCGGAAGCGCTGATCTGCTCCCGGCCACAACAACCTTTATTAGTGAATCCATCATTGTTATACTGCACTTAGGTGCAAACAACCGCGCTGCGGTGGCCTAGCTGGTTAGGGCGCCAGACTCATAGGGTTTTGAGCAAAAAACGAAGCGCCCGGATCTGAGACATCTGGAGGTCGGGGGTTCGGATCCCCCTCGCAGCACTTTTACGGCATTTTTGAGTTCCAATTTTGAATTGCGACTTTTAGAAGGCTCCATTTGATATCTTGATCTTCGGTCGAGCTATATAACCCTGTCGATGGTGGGGGTGGGGGTTGATCGGTGGCGCGCAGGGGGGTGCCATTTGATGAGGTGGAGGCTGATCGGATACTGCGCTTGGATAGTCATGGGTGGGCAGTGAACACAATTTCCAGAGGTTGATTTAGAGCAGGGTGATGATTGGTGGGTAAGTACATGCCTGACATTTTCCTTATCTAGGAAAAAGAAACCTCGGGTTTTCTAATATTATATCATGTGGGGTCTATCTTTGAAAACAAACATGGAAAGATTTTAGTTTCATTTATCTCAAGTTTTCTAAAATCTGAAATATTTCTTGGAAATGTTTGACACTATCTGAAAAGAGAGAGAAGAAATGATTCTATTTATAATACGGAGCGTGGATTTATCAATATCAACAAATAAATAGTTCATTATGCCTCTCCCGCCCAAATATTCTCCTCAAATCCTTCGTTTTGTGCATACCGCCGATCTCCACCTTGGAAGCCGGGTCCTGCGTCTCCCAGGAATGAATGCGGAGAACTCTACGGACCCAGTACTTCGCTAATTTTAGAGACCCCAAATCCCCCTCTACCGCCCGAAGCCCGCCCAAAATCGAAAGATCTATATAGATTGCAGGCTTCCCCTCATGCCTTTACCTAAATCGAGGGTGACCTGCAGAAAGAGCAACATTCTGAAACCTAAAGACTGTTGCGCCCCTGTTGTTTCGGCACTGGATCAGCATCTAACCATTCCCATTCAGGGAAAACTCACTCAAACGGACTTGATTTCTTCTCTGGTCGGCATGGCTGTAATGAATCAGTCAGTTCACTCAATCACCCACATCCTGGATCGGGTACCGTGCGAAACGTCCGTTCGCTACCACCTCAAAAAACTCGATATGGCCGATTTGGAACAGAATAACACCTCGATCCTCACCACCCATATGCACCACGTCCTCAAACCTGGGTACGCCTATCAGTTTGCGATTGACTTTACCAACGATCCGTACTACGGGTCAACCGATGAGGAGAATGAGGCCTATATCGTGCGAAGTAAGCGTAAAAAGTCAACAAATGAGTTTTATTCCTACATCACTCTGTATGTGACCACCAGGAACCGGCAGATGACGCTGGCCGTGTTCCCGGTGCGCCGGGATACCTCGAAGGTCGGATACATCGCGCAATGTCTCGATCGGATCACTGAACTCGGTCTTCGCATCGAAGTTCTCTGCCTGGATCGGGAGTTCTACACCCGGAAGGTGCTCGGGTTTCTGATGGACGTCCAGGTGCCGTTCATCGTTCCTGTCAGGAAACACGGGAAAAGGATGAAACAAGTCCTCCAGGGAACACACTCCCGGTATGCTGAATATCGGATGCACGGAAAACCGGTGCTGGTCCTGAAGATTGCGATTGCCGTGAAGTATGCAAAAGGAAAACGGGGTAAGCGCGGCGTTGAGAATCTGGGTTACGTCGTGGGAAACCTCCGGTGGAATCCCCATCGGGTCCATCAGACCTATCGGTCCAGGTTCTCGATTGAATCGTCCTATCGGATGCGCAACCAGGTGAAACCCCGTACGAGCACAAAAAACCCGGTCATCCGGTATCTCTACGCCATAATATCGTTCCTCCTCAAGAATATCTGGATCGATATACTCTGGAAGCACTTTTCCCCCGCGAAACAGGGACCACAAACCATTGAGGTGCGCGGCTTCCGGTTCAGCTCCTTCATGTGCATAATCTGGGAGGCGATCCGCACATCGATGAGGGGTGCCAGAGCCATTCCTGTGTTAAGGTATCCTGTTTAGGAAAGGGAGCGAGAAACGCCGTTGAATGAAATGAGAGGGAGGAAGGAATTAGAGAAGTACTGGGACCTGTCCGATGCAACCTACAGTGCCTGGAAAGAGATAATAGACCTCTGTATCAGGGAAGCGGTCGACTTCCTCCTGATCGCAGGCGATGTCTACGATAGTGCAGACCAGAACATCCGGGCGCAACTCCAGTTCAAAGAGGGTCTTAAACGGTTAGGTGAGAACGGCATCACCGCATACATCGTCCATGGCAACCATGACGCCGACGACGCGTGGTCAAAATCGATCGCAATGCCAGAGAATGCCGTCATCTTCTCATCCAAAAAACCGGAGTCCGTCATCCATCGTGACAAGGAAGGCAGACCCATCGCTGCTATCATAGGAATGAGTTTTGCAACAGCCCATATTCGCGACAACCTTGCAGAACTCTTCCCCCGACGGGAGATGAAATGGCCTTACACGATAGGCCTTCTCCACTGCAGCGTCGGAGGAGGATACGGCCATGAACCATATGCCCCCTGCAGTATTCAGGATCTCAGACGTTGCGGGTACGACTACTGGGCACTGGGCCATATCCATCAACCCACAGTCATCGATGATGGTGACTCGCGCATTGTCTATGCCGGCAACCCACAGGGACGAGACATGGGAGAGACTGGCGAGCGGGGGTGCCGTCTCGTGACGGTTGGTGCTGATGGCACCATAGAGGTGGAGGTTGTCAGGACCTGCGGATATCTCTGGCAGGAGATCGAGATCGATGCCAGCGGGTGTGAAGATCTCGGGATCCTTGAGGACCATATCCGAATGGATCTCTCCATTTTATCTGACAGAGAAGGAGTCCCTCTTGTTGGTCGACTCGTCCTCACCGGTGCGACAGTTCTTCACCACGAACTCGTCGTGGGAGGCGGGGTTGTTGCACTCACAGGTCGGCTGAGAGAGGATCAGCCAGGCGGCCGGTATCCTGTCTATCCAGAACGGATCATTTGCCAGACAGTCCCTGTCATCGACCGCAATGTAGCCCTTGCCCGTGACGATATCCTCGGAGAGATCTGTCGGCAGAGCGACGCGGCGGTATCAAAAGGGGGAGAACGAACCCGCTTGAGAGAGGAGATATCCTCCCTCTATAGATCCTATGCCCAGTCATATACGAGCGAACCAGATGACGAGGAATTCGACACGATCATTGGTGAAGCCGAGGCCATGCTCCTCTCATGTTTGTCTGAAGGAGGGAAAGAATGAAGATCTCATCCCTATACATTGACGGATTTGGGAAATTCCAAAACTGGAAGCCCTCCACCTCCTTTGGCGACGGCTTGACAGCGATCGTCGGTTCGAATGAGGCAGGAAAAACAACTCTCCTCACCTTCATTCGCCGCATGCTCTATGGTTTTCCAGATGGAAGGAAGAAAGATCTGAACCATTACACCCCGATCAATGGTGGGACGATCGGGGGCAGGCTGGAGATCCAGGGAGAAGACGGCAGGGAGTACATCCTATCCCGCACCGGTATTAGAGGCAGTCCCTCTCTCACCTATGCCGACGGTACCACCGCGAGGGGCTCGACACTCTCCTCCCTTCTTGGCCCCTGTGACCAGATCTTTTACGAGAACGTCTGTGCGATCGGGCTCGGGGAGTTGCAGGAGATCTCGACACTCAGAAGAGATGAGATCAGGGACAGACTGGCTGCTGCAGGTGCCGGAAACCTCCCTGTCCGGGATGTTGCAACCTCCCTTCAGACCTCTGCAGATGAGATCTATGCGGTCCGGGGAAAGAAAAAAAGGATCAATGCCCTGGTATCAGACCTGAAAGAGGTCGAGGCGAATATCAGCACCGTAAAGAAGAATCAGAGGGAGTACGATCAGATCAACGAGGAAATCAACCGGATGAGAGGGGCGGTTGCAGAGGAAGAGAGGAAGCAGAAAACTGTCGAAGAAGAGATTACGTACTTCAAGGCTCTCGGGCAGGCATGGGAGGCATTTACCGAACGAGAAGATGCCCGCAACATTCTGAGCACAATTCCAGAGACCGAGCCTTTTCCGGGCGATGCCCTGGAGAAAATCAATCAGGCAGAGAATGAGGTCCGGAGACTTGAAACGGAGTATGATGACCTGACTAAAGAGCACACCGGTTTAAAAGAAGAGATTGGCCACTGCGTGGTCAGGGGAGAGGTTGTCGATCAAGCCGACACCATACATGCACTTGAACCGAAGACCGAGTGGTACCGATCTCAGATGGCCGATCTAAATACGATCTCTAAAAATAATCAGGGTATATTTTATCCACAATTTACTGCAAAAACCAGATTCTTATTTTCTGCCTCTCCCCGGGGCCATGTCTTCAAGACAGGGGTGTTCCGGTAGACGGTGGCCTTGCCGGCGGTGAGGAGGATGTAGGCGCCGTGGTAGCGCTCGGGGTCGTATTGGTACCTCCCGGCGGGGAGTTCGGGCAGCCGCTGGAAGGGGACGCTCTGGCGGAGGTCGCCCGAAGAGACAATATTGAAGATCTTCATGCGAGGAGAAAGGATGGGGCCTATTCCCTCAGATACTTTCCGCCGATCGGGACGAACCTCTTGGGTTTCTGGACTGTTTCATACCGGCGGATCTTCTCCAGTTCGAGGGCTATCCAGGCTTTCTTTTTTTCTTCCCCCTTCCTGACCCGGACATCCTTCCAGCGCTCCTGTTTCTGGACGTATGCCTTCACCTCCTCCCGCGTGAGGAAGACGGCGTCGCCGAAGGTCTCGAAGAAGGTGAGGGGGTCGTCGGTGATGATGACCCGTTTGATCCTGGCCTCGCCGACATAGCCGGTGTCCTCGTGGGACTGGTAGAAGACGAGTCGCATGCCGGGCTTGAGTTCTTTGAAGACGGTGGCCGGTTTGATGAAGACGGTCTTGCCATCCTCGAAGAAGCGGGCCATGTAGGGTTTTGGGATGGGGAAGGTGACGCCGGTGATCTCGGTCATAGATTCTCTGTTTTTCATGCCCACCCATAAATCTGGCGTTCACGATCCCTGAGAGCCCCAAAATCAGCAAAAAACGCACTGCCCCGAACCAATCCATGGAAAAATTCCGATGAGTGCCCGAACACGGGTTCCATTATTATCCAGCGCATGGATTTATCAATAACCCCGAATAAATAGTTTCATATGGCCAATCCCCCCCGGGCCTCTCGCCGCCCCCTTCGCTTTGTGCATGCCGCCGACATCCACCTCGGAAGCCGGGTCTCGCCCCCCCCTGGTATGGAACTGGAGACCGCCGCCGACCTTATCGATGCTACCTATGCCGCCTGGAGATCGATCATCGACCTCTGTATCAGGGAAGAGGTTGACTTCCTGCTGATCGCAGGCGACATCTACGAGAGTGCAGACGGCAACATCCGGGCGCAGCTCCAGTTCAAAGAGGGGCTCAATCGGCTCAAACAGAACAACATCACCGCATATATCGTTCACGGAAACCATGATCCCGACGACGCATGGTCTAGATCGATTGCCATGCCAGAGAATGCCGTCATCTTCTCCTCCCTGGAACCGGAGGTCTTCATCCATCATGATTCGAAAAATAAACCCCGTGCGGCGATAGTGGGGATGAGTTTTGCATCCGCCCACATCCGCGAGAACCTTGCCGAACGCTTTCCCCGCCGGGACAAGAAATGGCCCTATACGATCGGTCTTCTCCATTGCAGCGTCGGAGGCGGGCAGGGGCACGAACCCTATGCCCCGTGCACCATCCAGGACCTCAGGCAGTGCGGCTATGACTACTGGGCCCTGGGGCACATCCATCAGCCCACCGTCCTCGATAATGGTGACTCCCATATCGTCTACGCAGGCAACCCCCAAGGGCGAGATATGGGGGAGACCGGCGAACGTGGCTGCCGTCTTGTGACAGTCGGTGCCGACGGCGCCGTCGAGGTCGAGGTGGTGAGGACCGGAGGATACCTCTGGCAGGAGATCGAGATCGATACGGGAGAGTGCGGGGACCTCGGGGATCTGGAGGAGCGTATCAGGCACGAACTCTCCGTCGTCTCCGAGAGGGCGGGGTGTGCGATCATCGGCCGGATCATCCTCACCGGGGCGACGGCACTTCACCACGACCTGGTGGCAGGGGACGGTGCCGCCGCCCTTGCCGGCCGTTTCATCGAAGATCCTCCGATCGGGAGGTACCCGGTGCATCCGGAACGGATCATCTGCCGCACCCTCCCGGTCGTCGAGCGTGAGGCGGTGCGTGCCCGCGACGATGTGCTGGGGGAGATCTGCAGACAGAGCGATGCGGCATTTGAGGACACGGAGGTGCGGGACTACCTGAAAGAGCAGTTGTCATCCATATCCTCATCCACTGCCCGCCCTTATCTGAGCGAGCCGGACGACGGGGAGGTCGACACCATCATCCGTGAGGCCGAGGCCCTCCTCCTCTCCTGGTTGTCTGAAGGGGGGAGACCATGAAGATCTCATCCCTCTATATCGACGGATTTGGAAAGTTCCGGGACTGGAAACCCCCCGCCCCCTTCGGCGAGGGGCTGACGGCGATCCACGGCCCGAATGAGGCGGGGAAGACGACCCTGCTCGCCTTCATCCGCCGGATGCTCTATGGGTTCCCCGACGGGAGAAGGAAAGATCTGAACCATTATTCCCCGATCAACGGTGGCACGATCGGCGGCAGGCTGGAGATTCGGGGAGAGGACGGTCAGGAGTACGTCCTCTCCCGCAGCGGCGTCCGGGGGGATCCCCTCCTCACCCGTCCCGACGGCACGGCGGTAAGGGGGATGTCGCCGTCGTCCTTGCTCGGGCCGTGTGACCAGGTATTTTATGAGAATGTGTGTGCGATCGGGCTCGGCGAACTGCAGGAGGTCTCGACGCTCAGTCGGGACGAGATCAGAGAGCGTCTGGCCGCAGCGGGTGCCGGCAACCTCCCGGTCCGTGCGGTTGCGGACGCTCTTGAGAGTTCTGCGGCCGAGATCTATACGCTCAAGGGGAAGAAGAAGCGGATCAATACCCTGGTCAAAGACCTGAAAGCGGTCGAGACAGAGGTCCGCAGCATCCAGAAGAGCCAGCAGGACTACGATCCGATCAACGACGCAATCCTCCAGAAGAGGGAGGCCGTTTCCGAAGAGGAGAAGAGACGGAAGAGGATCGAAGATGAGATCGCCTATTGCACCGCCCTCGGGCAGGCCTGGGAGGCGTTTGCCGAACGAAAGGAGGGATGTGATCGCCTCCGCTCCATCCCAGAGATCGAACCGTTCCCTGATGGTGCCCTGGAGGACCTGGGCCGGATCGAGACCGATCTCCAGCGGCTCGGAGAGGAGCGTGACGACCAGAAGGCGGACTGCGAACGGCTGAAGGGAGATATTGGCTCCGTCGTGCTGAGGGATGAGGTGCTGGAGCGGGCCGACGCCATTCGTGCACTCGAACGGACGGTCGAACGCTACCATACGCAGGAGAAGGAACATACCAGCACCGCAGCTGAACTGGAGCAGAAGCAGGACGACCTCGATCGGGCGCTCCGGGACCTCGGTGAGGGCTGGAACGCGGAGAGTGTCCTTGGATTTGATACCTCGGTCCCGGTCAGGGAGGAGGCGAAGGCACTCCGGGAACGGCTGGCAGGGAGTGCAACCGCCTGTGCTGCTGCGCAGTCACGCCATGAAGCGGCAGAGGCGGAGGCCAGGGAGAAAAGGGAGAATCGTGAGGGGCTGCAGCGGCAGCGGGATGCGATCCCTCCGAGTGCGCTACGGGATGCGGTGCTGGACCAGGCCGATAGGATCCGCACGATCGAGCGTACCGTTGAACGCTACCTCGTCCAGGGAAAGGACCTGGGGGGGCTTCAGAGCGAATTGCGCCAGAAACAGGGCGAACTCGACAGGATGCTCCGGGACCTCGGCGGCGACTGGGACGTGGAGCGGGTCACCGGTTTTGATGCCTCGGTTCCTGCCAGGGAAGACCACAAAAATCTCCGCGATCGCCTGAGTGTGAGTGCACAGGCCCGTGACCTCGAGGGCTCCCGGTGTGAGGCGGCAGAGAAGGACGTCGCTGAGAAGAGGGAGCATCTGGGGGACCTGCAGAAACAAAGGAACGCATTCGGCGAAGTTCCGGACCCGGCGACGGCCCGCACACGGTTAGGTTGGTGCCGGGAGATGGTGGATGGGGTCCAGCAGCTCCAGGACCTGGAGGGGCGGCGTCAGTCGATCCTGCAGGAGCAGGCGAGGGCCCGGGAGATCGTCGCCTCGCTCGGCGCCGCCCCGGCGCTCCCCGCATGGCCCGCCGTGCTGGTGGTGCTCTCGGCCGTTGTGGTCGTCGGATGGGGGTATCTTGGCGGGGCGCTCCAGGCTGCCGGGGTCGTCGCTGTTCTTCTGCTCGTGGCTGCAGCCGCCCTTTTCCGTGCAAGAGACGGCAGGGCTCCTGCCCCTGGCGCGGAGGGAGCGGCGGAGCAGTATGCCGGGGAGAGAGAAACGCTTGCCGGGCAGCGGCGGCATGTCGAGGAGGAGCGGGAGAACCTGGAGGAACGGATACGGTCCCGTGCCGCCATGCTCGGCGTCGGTCCCCTCCCCTCACGGGGGGAGGCCGGCGAGGTCCTGCACGCATGTGAGGATGCGGTCACTGCGGCGGACAGGGCATCTGATCTCGATCGCGATATCGCCCATGCGGCTGAGGTTTCAGAGCGGGCGGGCAAAACGCTTGAAACGAGGCGGCAGGCCCTGGAAGAGGCCCACACCGAATATCTGGCCGCCCTGGACGCCTGGAAGGGCTGGTGCCGGCAGCGGGCTCTCCCGGAGACGATGAACCCGGATCTTGTGCCAGACCTCATCGCCCTGATCCGGCAGGCGGCCGCCCTTGCCGCCGGGATCCAGGAGATGAGGGAGCGAGAGGCGATCCAGGCTGCGGAGGTCCGGGGCTTTGAAGAGGAGGTGCAGGGGGTCGTCGCCATCTGCAGGGAGGTTGCGGACGGTTCAACGGAGGCCCCGGGAGCTATCGCTGGAGTTGAGTCAGACCGCGGCGGTGATGCCACCCGCCGGGCGGCCGAGACACTGATCCGTCTTATGGAGGACGCCAGCGCCCAGGCGGCGAAGGTGTCTGCCCTCGATCGGGATATCGTCCGTGCGGCGGAGGCCTCAGAGCGGGCGGAGGTATCGCGTGAGGCGGCACAAGCGGCCCTGACACAGGCCCGCACCGAACGCCTGGCCGCCCTGGACGCCTGGAAGGATTGGTGCCGGCAGCGGGCCCTCCCGGAGACGACAGACCCCGATCTGGTCCCTGACCTCATCGCCGGGATCGGGCAGGCCGCCACTCTCTGCGCCGGGATCGAGGAGGTGAAGAGGAAGATGGCGGGACAGTCCGGGGACATTCGCTCCTTTGCAGAGGAGGTCGTCTCGGTGGCAGATGCCTGCAACGAACCGTCGGACGGGCCCCCTGACACCGTCCTGGAGGGGCTGATCCGGGTGCTCAACGTCGAGGAAGAGGCGAGGAGAGAGTATGCTGCCCTGGCCAGACAGCTGAAGGAGAAGGGCGAGAAACTGGAGAGGACATCTGTCCGATATGATGCGAAGAAGGCGGACCTTGAAGCCCTGCTCAGGGGACAGGGCGCAGAGACGCTGGAGGAGTTCCGCAGGCTGGAGGCCCTCTCACGTCAGAGGGCGGAGGTTGCGAGGGGTATCAAGGACGCCGAATCTGCGATCCGGCGGATCAGCGGGGAGGAGCGCTACCCTGCGTTCATGGCTGCGCTTGAGACCTATGATCCCGTCGGGATGCCGGTGTATCGTCAGGAGAAGGAGGCGGAGCTGGCGGCGGTCCGCGATCGGATCAGTCATTACCACCATGAGATCGGGATCCTGACAGAACGGTGTTCGGGGATCGAGAGTGATGGGGAACTCACCCTCCTCCTCTCCCGTGCGGCCGCCTTGGAGGAGGAGATCCGGCAGGTCTCCAGGCAGTGGGCGGTCTATACCGCGGCTTCCGGGCTCCTCGGAATGGCGGTGGAGACCTTTGAGCGGGAGCGTCAGCCCGAGATTCTGAGGGAGGCGCAGGCGTTCTTCTCCCGGATCACGGATGGCAGGTATACGCGGGTGGTCAGGCCGCTTGACGGTTCTGAGATGTATGTCGAGGAGCGGAGCGGGGGGCGGAAAGGGATCGACGAACTCTCCAGGGGGACGGCGGAACAGCTCTATCTTGCGCTGCGGTTCGGGTATATCCGGGACTATGCGACCTCGTCCCTGGCGGTGCCGGTGATCTTTGATGATATTCTCGTGAACTTCGATCCGGTCCGCCGGCAGAATGCCTGTCTGGCGATCGCCGATCTGGCGGAGACCTGCCAGGTCCTCTATTTCACCTGCCACCCGGAGACGCTCGAGAGCCTGACGGCGGCGGTCCCTGATGCGGTGGTGGTGGACCTCTGCGGGGGTGTTTAACCCCGCGGCGTCTCTGCCGCTTTCATGATATACGTGTAGTCCTCTTCGGGGATCGCGCGCATCGCCTGCCCCCTGATATGCCCTGACCACTGCTTTTTGTTGGTGATGAACTGCAACCGTGGGATGAGAGGCTTGAACTCCACCGGGGGGTCGAAGATCTCGACCGTCTTCAGTTTGATCCTGAGGGGGAAGACCTCGTTCCCGAGTTTTGGGGGGGCGGTGAAGATCGGTTTCGCGTCCTCATAGACCTCAGAGGTGATCTCGAAGCACCCGGTGATCGCCGGCGGGAGGGTGGTGTCCCTGTCGATCACCTGCTGCCCGACATAGACGAGGAGGGTGTCGCCTGGGCGGGTTTTGCTGATCTGGTTGATGGCGCGTTTCGGGACGCCCCAGAGGTGTTTTTTGACGGTGACGTCTGAGTTTGTGCGGTTGGAGATGGCGAGCCAGCGGGTCATGAGAGAAAACTAGTCAGTCATACGATAAAAGGGAATTGCTTATAGTGTCTGAGAAAATACCGTTATCTGATTGTAATACCCCTCAGGGGCTTTAATCCGGTGGGCCTATGGAATTTTGTTCAGGAGATATTGTATCATTGAGAAACCGCCTGTGGCGGGTCGATACGGTCGAAGGGGACGTCCTCTCCGCGACCTGTATCGACGGGGATGCCGGAGAAGAACACCGTTTTTTCATACCGTTCGAGCAGGTCAGTCGCGGCTGCATTGCTCCCCCGGATACGGAGAGGATCGGGGATGTCGCGACCAACCGCCTGCTTGTGCAGGCGTTCCGCTACTCGATGCTGCATGGGACTGCGCCGCTAATGAGCCTCCGGACGAGCGCAGTGATCCCGACCGAATACCAGCTTGCACCTGTGATTATGGCGCTGAACCAGGGTGCACGGGTCCGGATGCTGATCGCCGATGATGTCGGGCTCGGCAAGACGATCGAGGCAGGGCTTATCGTCTCCGAACTCAGGGCCAGGAAACTGGCATCGAGAATACTGGTTATTTGCCCTCAGAACCTTCGTGAGCAGTGGCAGGACGCCCTCCGCTACTTTTTCAGGCTTGATGCAAAGATCTTCTCGTCGGTGCACCTGCGGGGTCTGGAAAAGAACATCCCGCCGGGGATGAACCCCTGGGAATATTATCCGTGCGTCATTACCTCGATCGATTATATCAAGTCCGAACGTATCCGGCCTTTTGCCCTCAGTGCAGAGTGGGACTGCGTGATCATCGACGAGGCGCATCTTGCCGCAAAACCGCACCAGACCGGTCAGAAAGAGAGTGTTTCGATGCTCCGCTATACGCTGGCGCGGGAGATCGCGGGGAAGGCGAATCACCTGCTGCTGCTGACAGCGACACCGCACAACGGCTACACCGATACGTTTGCCAGTCTTCTTGCGATGCTTGATGTGGGTATTGTGAGCGGGCCGGTGCAGGAGCCGGTGATTGATCGGGCGGCGGCGAGATATCATGTCTGCCAGCGGCGCCGGAAGGACGTGGTCGAGTGGTTCTCTGTCCATGCGGTCGAAGAGAACCCGTTCCCGAAACGCGACCAGAAAGAGGTCCTGGTGGATATTGCATTCCCGGAGGAGCGGACGATCATGGAGGAACTCGGGGATTACGGGACCGGGTTGCTGGAACTGGCGCAGAAGGACGACCGGTTCACGGTCAGGACGATGGCGCGCTGGGTGGTGCTGCACCTGCACCGCCGCGGGCTTTCGTCGCCCTATGCGTTGAGGAAGTCGCTCTCGAACCGGTTGAAGCGTATTGAAGAGAAGATCGCGGAGAAGGATGCCGGTTCGGAGCAGGCGATCTCTGAGGCGGAGGCGAAGGCGGTCACGCTGGATGAAGAGGGCGCCGAGGATCTCTCCGAGGAGGAGGCGTCGGAGCGGGTCGAGCGGGTGATCTACGGGAGCCTGACGGCGCTGGAGGCGGAGGCTGAGCGTCTCCGGGTCCTGATCGATCACGCGCGGGGTGTGACGCCGGCGAAGGATAGCAAACTCAGAGAACTGACGAAGAAGGACGGGTATCTGGACCGTGCGATGCGCGGGCAGTTCGGGCCGCGGAAGGTGCTGATCTTTACCCGGTATAAGGATACGCTGGATTATCTTGCGGATGAGATCCCGAGAAGGCTGAAGGCTGTTGCGCCGTCGGATATTTTTAGGGTGTACGGGGACCTGAACGATAAAAGCCGGCGCGAGGTGATGGACAAATTTATCGAGGCGGAGAAGGGGGTCCTGGTCGCGACCGACTGTATCAGCGAGGGCGTGAACCTGCAGCATATGGCGAATCAGGTCATCCACTATGAGCTTCCGTGGAACCCGAACCGTCTCGAGCAGCGGAACGGGAGGGTGGACCGGTACGGCCAGCCTGAGCGTGAGGTGCATATCAGGACGTTTGTGATGCGCGAGACGCTGGATGTGAAGATCCTGAAGGTGCTGTACGAGAAGGCGCAGAAGATCCGGGAGGATTATGGGTTTTCGCCGGCGTTCTTCGGGGATGAGGCGGATGTGATCTCGCTTATCGGGGATATGGGGCTTGTGGTGGACCTGCCGCCGACGCAGCGGACCCTGTTTGATTCGTTTTCGTCTGATAGGCCGGCGGGGCCGCGTGCCGATCCGTTCTCTGATGAGACGGTAGAGAGGATCAAGAACGAGAGTTTCTACGGCCAGACGGCGATCGACCTTGCGGATGTTCGGGCGAGGATGCGGGTCTCCGAGGAGGTGCTAGGGACACAGGAGGATTTCCGACAGTTTGTTCTGGTCGGGTTTTCCCGGTACGGCTGTACGGTGACGGAGAACCGAGACCGGAACCATACGCTGCGTATTGTTCTTTCTGATGAACTGGTGGTGCCGGGAATGCCTGCGGTGATCGAGAAAGCGACGTTTGACGAGCGTATTGCCCTGCAGGAACCGGGGATCGAGCAGTTGAATACGGCGCATCCGGTGGTGCGCCGTCTGATCGAACTGGTGAAGAGGGATGTATTCTCGCCGGAGACGAAGGTGTACGGGCGGGCGTGCGTGGCGGCGACGCCTGATGTGAGTCATGTGACGGCGCTGTACCATTTCCTTGTGCGGTATACTGTGAGAG
Above is a window of Methanofollis tationis DNA encoding:
- a CDS encoding AAA family ATPase, which gives rise to MKISSLYIDGFGKFRDWKPPAPFGEGLTAIHGPNEAGKTTLLAFIRRMLYGFPDGRRKDLNHYSPINGGTIGGRLEIRGEDGQEYVLSRSGVRGDPLLTRPDGTAVRGMSPSSLLGPCDQVFYENVCAIGLGELQEVSTLSRDEIRERLAAAGAGNLPVRAVADALESSAAEIYTLKGKKKRINTLVKDLKAVETEVRSIQKSQQDYDPINDAILQKREAVSEEEKRRKRIEDEIAYCTALGQAWEAFAERKEGCDRLRSIPEIEPFPDGALEDLGRIETDLQRLGEERDDQKADCERLKGDIGSVVLRDEVLERADAIRALERTVERYHTQEKEHTSTAAELEQKQDDLDRALRDLGEGWNAESVLGFDTSVPVREEAKALRERLAGSATACAAAQSRHEAAEAEAREKRENREGLQRQRDAIPPSALRDAVLDQADRIRTIERTVERYLVQGKDLGGLQSELRQKQGELDRMLRDLGGDWDVERVTGFDASVPAREDHKNLRDRLSVSAQARDLEGSRCEAAEKDVAEKREHLGDLQKQRNAFGEVPDPATARTRLGWCREMVDGVQQLQDLEGRRQSILQEQARAREIVASLGAAPALPAWPAVLVVLSAVVVVGWGYLGGALQAAGVVAVLLLVAAAALFRARDGRAPAPGAEGAAEQYAGERETLAGQRRHVEEERENLEERIRSRAAMLGVGPLPSRGEAGEVLHACEDAVTAADRASDLDRDIAHAAEVSERAGKTLETRRQALEEAHTEYLAALDAWKGWCRQRALPETMNPDLVPDLIALIRQAAALAAGIQEMREREAIQAAEVRGFEEEVQGVVAICREVADGSTEAPGAIAGVESDRGGDATRRAAETLIRLMEDASAQAAKVSALDRDIVRAAEASERAEVSREAAQAALTQARTERLAALDAWKDWCRQRALPETTDPDLVPDLIAGIGQAATLCAGIEEVKRKMAGQSGDIRSFAEEVVSVADACNEPSDGPPDTVLEGLIRVLNVEEEARREYAALARQLKEKGEKLERTSVRYDAKKADLEALLRGQGAETLEEFRRLEALSRQRAEVARGIKDAESAIRRISGEERYPAFMAALETYDPVGMPVYRQEKEAELAAVRDRISHYHHEIGILTERCSGIESDGELTLLLSRAAALEEEIRQVSRQWAVYTAASGLLGMAVETFERERQPEILREAQAFFSRITDGRYTRVVRPLDGSEMYVEERSGGRKGIDELSRGTAEQLYLALRFGYIRDYATSSLAVPVIFDDILVNFDPVRRQNACLAIADLAETCQVLYFTCHPETLESLTAAVPDAVVVDLCGGV
- a CDS encoding EVE domain-containing protein; the protein is MTRWLAISNRTNSDVTVKKHLWGVPKRAINQISKTRPGDTLLVYVGQQVIDRDTTLPPAITGCFEITSEVYEDAKPIFTAPPKLGNEVFPLRIKLKTVEIFDPPVEFKPLIPRLQFITNKKQWSGHIRGQAMRAIPEEDYTYIMKAAETPRG
- a CDS encoding helicase-related protein, whose product is MRNRLWRVDTVEGDVLSATCIDGDAGEEHRFFIPFEQVSRGCIAPPDTERIGDVATNRLLVQAFRYSMLHGTAPLMSLRTSAVIPTEYQLAPVIMALNQGARVRMLIADDVGLGKTIEAGLIVSELRARKLASRILVICPQNLREQWQDALRYFFRLDAKIFSSVHLRGLEKNIPPGMNPWEYYPCVITSIDYIKSERIRPFALSAEWDCVIIDEAHLAAKPHQTGQKESVSMLRYTLAREIAGKANHLLLLTATPHNGYTDTFASLLAMLDVGIVSGPVQEPVIDRAAARYHVCQRRRKDVVEWFSVHAVEENPFPKRDQKEVLVDIAFPEERTIMEELGDYGTGLLELAQKDDRFTVRTMARWVVLHLHRRGLSSPYALRKSLSNRLKRIEEKIAEKDAGSEQAISEAEAKAVTLDEEGAEDLSEEEASERVERVIYGSLTALEAEAERLRVLIDHARGVTPAKDSKLRELTKKDGYLDRAMRGQFGPRKVLIFTRYKDTLDYLADEIPRRLKAVAPSDIFRVYGDLNDKSRREVMDKFIEAEKGVLVATDCISEGVNLQHMANQVIHYELPWNPNRLEQRNGRVDRYGQPEREVHIRTFVMRETLDVKILKVLYEKAQKIREDYGFSPAFFGDEADVISLIGDMGLVVDLPPTQRTLFDSFSSDRPAGPRADPFSDETVERIKNESFYGQTAIDLADVRARMRVSEEVLGTQEDFRQFVLVGFSRYGCTVTENRDRNHTLRIVLSDELVVPGMPAVIEKATFDERIALQEPGIEQLNTAHPVVRRLIELVKRDVFSPETKVYGRACVAATPDVSHVTALYHFLVRYTVRGVRPSVIEEIVPVACDLVTGTYPGEEETAALDRVEKVPLPAGREGSVKGHLRRALAEEMWRPVFAERVERRRQELVAEREALKEQLAAVCPDAAWLAGAAEVSVASHDLISLRLLEPVPAAGVRR